A single Desulfovibrio piger DNA region contains:
- the rpsD gene encoding 30S ribosomal protein S4: protein MAKYTEAKCRICRREGCKLFLKGDRCFTDKCAYDRRPYAPGQHGRARKKVSEYAVQLREKQKTRRSYGILEKQFRGYFEKAEMQKGVTGTNLLVILERRLDNVVYRLGFANSRNQARQLVRHGIFTLNGHKVTIPSLQVRVGDTIEVPEKNRKIPVLAEAQEVIARRGCPAWLEADGAAFKGTVKALPQRDDIQFPVNEQLIVELYSK from the coding sequence ATGGCCAAATATACTGAAGCCAAATGCCGCATTTGCCGTCGCGAAGGCTGCAAGCTCTTCCTGAAGGGCGACCGCTGCTTTACCGACAAGTGCGCTTATGATCGCCGTCCCTACGCTCCTGGCCAGCATGGCCGCGCGCGTAAGAAAGTCAGCGAATACGCCGTCCAGCTGCGCGAGAAGCAGAAGACCCGCCGCAGCTACGGTATCCTGGAAAAGCAGTTCCGCGGATACTTCGAAAAGGCTGAAATGCAGAAGGGCGTCACCGGTACCAACCTGCTGGTGATCCTGGAACGCCGCCTGGACAACGTGGTGTACCGTCTCGGTTTCGCCAACTCCCGTAACCAGGCCCGCCAGCTGGTGCGTCACGGCATCTTCACCCTCAATGGCCACAAGGTGACCATCCCCTCGCTGCAGGTGCGCGTGGGCGATACCATCGAAGTGCCCGAAAAGAACCGCAAGATCCCCGTTCTGGCCGAAGCCCAGGAAGTCATCGCCCGTCGCGGCTGCCCCGCCTGGCTGGAAGCCGACGGCGCCGCTTTCAAGGGCACCGTGAAGGCTCTGCCGCAGCGTGACGACATCCAGTTCCCGGTCAATGAACAGCTGATCGTTGAACTTTACTCGAAATAA
- a CDS encoding DNA-directed RNA polymerase subunit alpha, protein MLIKQGERLINARNWSELVKPDQILRDEDTASSTHGKFVCEPLERGYGTTIGNAMRRVLLSSLQGAAFVSVKITGVQHEFTTIHGVLEDVTDVVLNIKQVRLRMDTDEPQRLTLRVDSKGPVTAAQIQANQHVTVLNPEQHIATLTEDVVLEMEFEVRMGKGYVPADMHEGLADEIGLIKLDSSFSPVRKVAYSVEQARVGQMTNYDRLILEVWTDGSLTPEDAIAYSAKIIKDQISVFINFDERVSGDMRHGSSDSGETNEHLFKSIDDLELSVRATNCLRSANIALVGELVQRSEAEMLKTKNFGRKSLDEIKEVLHDMGLDFGMKVDGFEKKYQDWKRKQQNEA, encoded by the coding sequence ATGCTTATCAAACAGGGCGAACGCCTTATCAATGCGCGCAACTGGAGCGAGCTCGTCAAGCCCGACCAGATCCTGCGCGACGAAGACACGGCCAGCAGCACGCACGGCAAGTTTGTTTGCGAACCGCTGGAGAGGGGATACGGCACCACCATCGGCAATGCCATGCGTCGTGTGCTGCTTTCCTCCCTGCAGGGTGCTGCCTTTGTGTCTGTGAAGATTACCGGCGTGCAGCATGAGTTCACCACCATCCACGGCGTCCTTGAGGACGTGACCGACGTGGTGCTGAACATCAAGCAGGTGCGTCTGCGCATGGACACGGACGAACCGCAGCGCCTGACGCTTCGCGTTGACAGCAAAGGGCCTGTTACGGCCGCCCAGATTCAGGCCAATCAGCATGTGACCGTGCTCAATCCTGAACAGCACATCGCCACCCTCACCGAGGATGTGGTGCTGGAGATGGAATTTGAAGTGCGCATGGGCAAGGGCTACGTGCCTGCCGACATGCACGAAGGTCTGGCCGATGAAATCGGTTTGATTAAGCTGGACTCCTCCTTCTCGCCGGTGCGTAAAGTCGCCTATTCCGTGGAACAGGCTCGTGTGGGCCAGATGACCAACTACGACCGCCTGATCCTGGAAGTATGGACCGACGGCTCGCTGACTCCTGAGGATGCCATCGCGTACAGCGCCAAGATCATCAAGGACCAGATCTCGGTGTTCATCAATTTCGATGAGCGTGTGTCCGGTGACATGCGTCACGGCAGCAGCGACAGCGGCGAGACCAACGAGCATCTCTTCAAGAGCATCGACGATCTCGAGCTTTCGGTGCGTGCCACCAACTGCCTGCGCAGCGCCAACATCGCGCTGGTGGGCGAGCTGGTGCAGCGCTCCGAGGCTGAAATGCTCAAAACCAAGAACTTCGGCCGTAAATCCCTGGACGAGATCAAGGAAGTCCTGCACGACATGGGCCTTGATTTCGGCATGAAGGTTGACGGTTTCGAAAAGAAATATCAGGACTGGAAAAGGAAGCAGCAAAATGAGGCATAG
- the rplQ gene encoding 50S ribosomal protein L17 produces the protein MRHSNSGKKLSRTPAHRKALLHNLAKALLIHGRIRTTEVKAKELRGVVEPLISLAKRNDLHSRRLAYRVLCDYALVKRLFDEIGPQFAGVPGGYTRVMKLAMPRKGDNAPMAIIELTRQPEAKTEAPAKAESAE, from the coding sequence ATGAGGCATAGCAATTCCGGCAAAAAACTTTCGCGGACGCCTGCGCACCGTAAGGCCCTGTTGCACAATCTCGCCAAGGCGCTGCTTATCCACGGCCGCATCCGCACCACCGAAGTGAAAGCCAAGGAACTTCGCGGCGTTGTCGAGCCGCTGATCTCCCTGGCCAAGCGCAACGACCTGCACTCCCGCCGTCTGGCGTACCGTGTGCTGTGCGACTACGCTCTGGTTAAGCGCCTGTTTGACGAAATTGGTCCCCAGTTCGCCGGTGTGCCTGGTGGCTACACCCGCGTGATGAAGCTGGCCATGCCCCGCAAGGGCGATAACGCTCCCATGGCCATCATCGAACTGACCCGCCAGCCCGAAGCCAAGACGGAAGCTCCCGCCAAGGCTGAAAGCGCCGAGTAG
- the selD gene encoding selenide, water dikinase SelD, with protein sequence MKLLEKARAAGUAAKMAPGALEQLLRGLAPRGSSDLEQRVIAGRARNEDAVVVRMPAGKAIVQTVDILAPIVNDAFWFGRIAACNALSDVYALGGQPWCAMNVAFFPACLTENDPENILANILRGGMDALEEAGAVLAGGHTVQDDELKYGMAVTGVIDPGHVASNDKLRPGLRLLLTKPLGTGILATGVKARWDDHEESEALLQRWCGRLNRIPGEAIARFRIPAATDITGFGLGGHLLEMAQASGVCVSLQTEALPLLPHALEYARMGLIPAGSHLNRTHCAPAVDVAPSVDEAVESIVFDAQTSGGIVLAVPGEALGTVRDWLEARGEMAVEIGEVLEARSGGPRLLLR encoded by the coding sequence ATGAAGTTGCTGGAAAAGGCCCGGGCTGCCGGCTGAGCGGCAAAAATGGCTCCAGGGGCCCTGGAGCAGCTTTTGCGGGGCCTCGCGCCCCGTGGATCATCGGATCTGGAACAGCGTGTCATCGCCGGACGTGCCCGCAACGAGGACGCAGTGGTGGTGCGCATGCCCGCAGGCAAGGCCATCGTGCAGACCGTGGACATCCTGGCGCCCATCGTCAACGATGCCTTCTGGTTCGGCCGCATCGCGGCCTGCAATGCCCTGTCGGATGTCTACGCCCTGGGCGGGCAGCCCTGGTGCGCCATGAACGTGGCCTTCTTCCCCGCCTGCCTCACCGAGAACGATCCCGAAAACATCCTGGCCAATATCCTGCGCGGCGGCATGGATGCCCTGGAAGAAGCCGGGGCCGTGCTGGCCGGCGGGCATACGGTGCAGGACGACGAGCTCAAGTACGGCATGGCCGTGACCGGGGTCATCGATCCCGGGCATGTGGCGTCCAATGACAAGCTGCGGCCCGGCCTGCGCCTGCTGCTGACCAAACCCCTGGGCACGGGCATCCTGGCCACCGGCGTCAAGGCGCGCTGGGACGATCACGAGGAGAGCGAGGCCCTGTTGCAGCGCTGGTGCGGTCGTCTCAACCGCATCCCCGGGGAGGCCATCGCCCGCTTCCGCATCCCGGCCGCCACGGACATCACCGGCTTTGGTCTGGGCGGGCATCTGCTGGAGATGGCGCAGGCCTCGGGCGTTTGCGTGTCCCTGCAGACGGAGGCCCTGCCCCTGCTGCCCCACGCCCTGGAGTACGCCCGCATGGGCCTCATCCCGGCGGGCAGCCATCTGAACCGGACCCACTGCGCCCCGGCCGTGGACGTGGCGCCGTCAGTGGATGAGGCGGTGGAAAGCATCGTCTTCGACGCCCAGACCTCGGGCGGCATCGTGCTGGCCGTACCGGGCGAAGCGCTGGGGACGGTGCGCGACTGGCTGGAGGCCAGGGGCGAGATGGCCGTGGAGATCGGCGAGGTGCTGGAAGCGCGTTCCGGCGGGCCGCGTCTGCTGCTGCGGTAG
- the tig gene encoding trigger factor: MEYTVEDLSPVKKKVAITTDPKEVEAAIMGAVALYKTSVQIDGFRKGKVPASVIEQRFRDRIYEEARQDLVNVHINEVMSKLDVTPVSGISMVDGEPVMERGKGMNYSIEFEVLPTFDLPPYEGMEVEQEKTVVDDAEVEEVVERIRRDRSKLVPVDGDGPAVDGQVANIDFCAYQNGKPLEGIKAEGFDLALGEKQALEDFEKLVKTIKLGGEAEGDITFPQDFLAKDLAGKTVTMKVKVHAIKERQLPAVDDELAKAVGVENVEKLKAGIRESYRSSRYNLNKGSAQKSMLDKLVKMVEFELPPSMVDVQARTLLADMRARLERQGKSLDSLGKSEEELLKEVRPQAEEITRMQVLLLAIAKKEGLEVSEQEVNAQLYQLCMRSGEDFKQVREAYEKSGMIFTLRDRILADKAMDAVYAKAQVKEVEPKPAEKTEENN, encoded by the coding sequence GTGGAATATACTGTTGAAGATTTGTCCCCGGTCAAGAAAAAGGTTGCCATCACCACTGATCCCAAGGAAGTGGAAGCCGCCATCATGGGCGCTGTCGCCCTGTACAAGACGTCTGTGCAGATTGACGGTTTCCGCAAGGGCAAGGTGCCCGCTTCCGTCATCGAACAGCGCTTCCGCGACCGCATCTACGAAGAAGCCCGCCAGGACCTCGTCAACGTGCACATCAATGAAGTGATGTCCAAGCTGGACGTGACCCCCGTCTCCGGCATCAGCATGGTGGACGGCGAGCCTGTCATGGAACGCGGCAAGGGCATGAATTACAGCATCGAGTTCGAAGTGCTGCCCACCTTTGACCTGCCCCCCTACGAAGGCATGGAAGTGGAGCAGGAAAAGACCGTCGTGGACGACGCTGAAGTGGAAGAAGTGGTGGAGCGCATCCGCCGCGACCGCTCCAAGCTGGTGCCCGTGGACGGTGACGGCCCGGCCGTGGACGGCCAGGTGGCCAACATCGACTTCTGCGCCTACCAGAACGGCAAGCCCCTGGAAGGCATCAAGGCTGAGGGTTTCGACCTGGCCCTGGGCGAGAAGCAGGCCCTGGAAGATTTCGAAAAGCTGGTCAAGACCATCAAGCTGGGCGGCGAGGCCGAAGGCGACATCACCTTCCCCCAGGACTTCCTGGCCAAGGATCTGGCCGGCAAGACCGTGACCATGAAGGTCAAGGTGCATGCCATCAAGGAACGCCAGCTGCCCGCCGTGGATGACGAACTGGCCAAAGCCGTGGGCGTGGAAAACGTGGAAAAGCTCAAGGCCGGCATCCGCGAAAGCTACCGTTCCAGCCGTTACAACCTGAACAAGGGTTCCGCCCAGAAGTCCATGCTGGACAAGCTGGTGAAGATGGTGGAATTCGAACTGCCGCCCAGCATGGTGGACGTGCAGGCCCGCACCCTGCTGGCCGACATGCGCGCCCGCCTGGAACGCCAGGGCAAGAGCCTGGATTCCCTGGGCAAGAGCGAAGAAGAACTGCTGAAGGAAGTCCGGCCCCAGGCCGAAGAGATCACCCGCATGCAGGTGCTGCTGCTGGCCATCGCCAAGAAGGAAGGCCTGGAAGTGAGCGAGCAGGAAGTCAATGCCCAGCTCTACCAACTGTGCATGCGCAGCGGCGAGGACTTCAAGCAGGTGCGCGAAGCCTATGAAAAGAGCGGCATGATCTTTACCCTGCGTGACCGCATCCTGGCCGACAAGGCCATGGACGCCGTCTATGCCAAGGCCCAGGTGAAGGAAGTGGAGCCCAAGCCCGCAGAAAAGACTGAAGAAAACAACTAA